One genomic region from Jilunia laotingensis encodes:
- a CDS encoding alkaline phosphatase family protein, whose protein sequence is MKGLLTSIITVLTITGLQAQPLPASTPKLVIGLTIDQLRTDYLEAFSTLYGEKGFKRLWKEGKVFRNAEYNFNRVDRASAVAAIYSGTTPSMNGIVGNQWLDASTLRPTSCVDDPAFMGNYTDENSSPALLLTSTIADELKIATRNKGLVYAIAPFRDAAIFAAGHAGNGAFWLNSNTGKWCSTTYYSEFPWWVSEYNDRQAIDFRIGNIVWTPVHPVDKYVYLPEWREDAFKYKFDDDRRNKFRRLIASPFVNDEVNSLTEVLLDKSNIGKDDIPDMLSLMYYAGNYAHKTSQECAMELQDTYVRLDRSIANLLEMVDKKIGLQNVLFCITSTGYVDTESADHGIYRIPGGEFHLNRCAALLNMYLMASYGEGQYVEAYYDQQIYLNHKLIEQKQLDLTEIQNKAADFLVQFSGVNEAYSMHRLLLGAWTPEIHMIRNGFHRKRSGDLLIDVLPGWTVMNETNPSENKIIRNAHIPAPLVFFGNTVRPEVIETPVTVDHIAPTLAHTMRIRAPNACTKTPLTIR, encoded by the coding sequence ATGAAAGGATTACTGACTTCCATAATAACAGTATTAACTATTACCGGACTGCAAGCCCAGCCGCTTCCCGCGTCTACCCCCAAACTGGTAATAGGACTGACGATCGACCAGTTGCGTACAGATTATTTGGAAGCATTTTCTACCCTATATGGTGAAAAAGGATTTAAAAGGCTTTGGAAAGAGGGAAAAGTTTTTCGTAATGCCGAATATAATTTCAACCGAGTAGACCGAGCATCCGCCGTTGCCGCCATTTATAGCGGCACAACGCCTTCCATGAATGGCATTGTAGGCAATCAATGGTTGGATGCTTCTACTTTAAGACCGACAAGTTGCGTAGACGACCCTGCATTTATGGGTAATTATACGGATGAAAACAGTTCCCCAGCCTTATTACTCACTTCTACAATAGCCGATGAACTTAAAATAGCCACCCGCAATAAAGGTTTGGTATATGCCATCGCTCCTTTCCGCGATGCTGCCATATTTGCAGCAGGTCATGCAGGAAACGGAGCATTTTGGCTAAACAGCAATACCGGAAAATGGTGTAGCACCACTTACTATTCTGAATTCCCTTGGTGGGTCAGCGAATATAATGATCGACAAGCCATCGATTTCCGTATAGGAAATATCGTATGGACACCAGTACATCCGGTAGACAAATATGTCTATCTTCCGGAATGGAGGGAGGATGCTTTCAAATATAAATTTGATGATGACCGGAGAAACAAATTCCGCCGGTTAATAGCTAGCCCGTTCGTTAATGATGAAGTAAACTCATTGACAGAGGTACTGCTGGATAAAAGTAATATCGGTAAAGATGATATACCGGACATGCTCTCATTGATGTATTATGCAGGCAATTATGCCCATAAGACTTCACAAGAGTGCGCCATGGAATTGCAAGACACGTATGTACGTCTGGACCGTAGCATCGCCAACCTATTGGAGATGGTCGATAAGAAAATCGGGCTTCAGAATGTACTTTTCTGCATCACTTCTACCGGGTATGTAGATACAGAGTCCGCCGACCACGGGATTTATCGCATTCCGGGAGGAGAATTTCATTTGAACCGCTGTGCAGCATTATTAAACATGTATCTGATGGCTTCATACGGTGAAGGGCAATATGTAGAGGCCTATTATGACCAACAGATCTATCTCAATCACAAACTGATCGAACAGAAACAACTGGATCTGACCGAAATACAGAATAAGGCAGCCGACTTTCTAGTACAATTCAGCGGTGTGAACGAAGCATACTCAATGCATCGTTTGTTATTAGGTGCATGGACCCCTGAAATCCACATGATCCGTAACGGATTCCACCGCAAACGCTCAGGAGATCTACTGATCGATGTCCTTCCCGGATGGACGGTAATGAACGAAACCAATCCTTCGGAAAATAAGATCATTCGTAATGCACATATACCGGCTCCACTCGTATTTTTTGGAAACACAGTGAGACCGGAGGTAATAGAAACACCTGTTACCGTTGATCATATTGCGCCTACACTGGCTCATACAATGAGAATACGGGCTCCCAATGCCTGCACAAAAACACCTCTTACCATCAGGTGA